The DNA region GTCGGATGTGTTGACGCACCTGACTTACGAGCTAACAGTAACTGACCATTTCATCATGATATGCCAGATGACTGGACTGGACCCAGATAATGACCTGATTCTGGAGATTTACTGTCTTATCACGGATGGTCAACTCAACCTGCTTAATGATGAGGGCTGGGGAACGATAGTGCACCAAAGCAAGGCGCGGATGGATGCCATGGACGACTGGTGCACTCGAGTCCGTAGGTTCAGCTGCCACCAGAGGACTTGGAAGCACACATCGGATTTCTAGGGCTAATATCGGTTCGACAACAGATGGTGGCAGTGGCCTTACCGATGCGGTGTTGAGATCAACCGTGACCCCAGAACAGGCTGCTGATGGATTGCTTGCATACATTCAACAGTATGTGCCTGATCGAAATACCGCCCTTCTTGCTGGAAACAGTGTGCATGCAGACCGGGCTTTCCTTCGAAAGGCGCCCTATGACAAAGTTCTCGAGCATTTGCACTATCGGATACTCGACGTTAGCAGCATTAAGGAGGCAGCCCGTCGATGGTGGTAAGTGGTTTGCTCCATTTCATGCCCCCAACTGGGGAAACCTCTGACACTACTTTGCAGTCCCAAGATTGCTTCCAAGGCACCCCGAAAGAAGGGGCTCCACAAAGCCAAAGACGACATACTGGAGAGCATTGAGGAAGCCAAGTACTTCAAAGCAGCCATTTTCCACGGAACTTGGTCGAGTTAAAAGAGCACTCGGTATATGCAGCTACAGGGCACGGCGGGGGATACAAATTAGGTGTATTCAAAAACACACTACTACGCCCAGGTTGCTCTCATGCCGCTCTCTTGGAGAGCTCGTCTATGTCTTGACATTTGGCTCATCTCTACCAACAAATTCCTTGAACTTCAGAAGCTCCGTCGCCATCTTGATCTCGGGTTTGAGGAACTCTTGTGCATCCATGTCATATGTAGCAGGGTCGCTGCTGTGCTGCTCAATGTAAAGACGAATTGTAGCACCCGACGACCCAGTTCCCGACAGACGAACAATGATACGGCTGCCAGACGAGAAGCAAGCATACAGGCCCTGGTTCGAAGATACGGAGCCATCCAGGTCAGTGTACGAGAAGTTTCCGGCCTCGGTAACTGTGCGGTCTGTTTATCGGAGAAACATCGCTGTTAGCATGGGCAAGATAAAGCTGTCAATTGTTGATATAGGCCATCACATACCTCCTACTTTGCTCCCGACGAAGTTGGGGTCCGCCACCAGGTCCTTCAATACGCCGACAACCTTGTTGGCGCCATCCGAGTCGACATCCTCGTAATCGTAACGCGTAAAGAATGTGCGTCCATACTCGGCCCAGAAGTCCTTTTGGATCTGCTTGATGCTGGGCGCGACCCCGGGGTTAGCAACACCGAGGCCGGCAATGATGTTTAGCCAGGCTACAATGGCCCAGAGACCATCCTTCTCGCGAATATGGTTGCTTCCGGTACCAAAGGACTCCTCGCCGCAAATGGACAGCTTGTTGGCATCAAACAATGCACAGAAGAACTTCCACCCTGTCGGGACTTCGTAGCAGTTCAGGCCCTGCTTCTTGGCGACCAAGTCCACCGCCCCAGAGGTGGGCATGCTGCGGGCTAGGCCGTAGACGCCATTATTCTTGAAGTATGGAATCAAGTTGGCATGGTGGGCAATGATGGCCAAGCTGTCACCGGGGGACACGAAGGCACCAGCGCCGTAAATCATGTTGCGGTCACCATCGCCGTCGGATGCGGCGCCAAAGGGGATGCTGTTCTTCTCAACCACTTCGACTAGGCTGTGGGCAtaggtgaggttggggtccGGGTGGCCCCCGTTGAAGTCAGGAGAAGGTTCGCAGTTTTGAATGGATTcagcaccaagaccaagctcCTGTTGGAAAATGGCCTTGCCGTACGGCCCAGTGACGCCAGAAAGGCCGTCGAAGAGCACCTTGAAGTCGGGATGGGTGTTGAAGAACTTCTTGATCAGTTCGAAATCGAAGATGTCCTTGAGCATCTCGACATAATCGGCAGTGctgtccaccacctcaacttCCAAGTCACCATATGACTGGGTTCCAATGGTTGAAATATCAATGTCGGGAATGTCGGCAATCTTGTACGACGTGAGCGTCTTGGACACCTCGAAGATCTTGTTGGTGACCGATTCGGGGGCAGGGCCGCCATTGGCAAGGTTATACTTGATTCCGAAGTCATTCTTGGGACCTACGGGGATATGTCGTTAGCACAAGGAACAAGACCAGAGAGGAAGATACCGGATCAGGTCTTACCGCCGGGGTTGTGGCTGGCAGTCAACAAGATACCACCGGTGGCCTTGCGCTTGCGGATGACATGGCTGGCAGCGGGTGTTGACAGAATGCCATTCTGACCGATCAAGAGCTTCTTCACTCCGTATGCGGCGCCGATCTTGGCAATGACCTGAATGACCTCGGGGTTCCAGAATcggccatcaccaccaatgaCGAGATACGATCCTTGAGGCGTCGGCTGGTCAGCTACGAGTTCACACAATCTCTCGACAGACGGGAGCGCGCGCTATGCCCACCTTCAACGCCCTCGGGAATGGACAGCAGGATGCTTGTGACGAAAGCCTCGCTGTAATGCGGTTGCTGGAAGACTGTGACCTTCTTGCGAAGCCCGGAGCTGTAGGCGTGCACCAAGAGGTTAGAAACAAGACTGATTGATGATCCTCACGAGAGCTGGACAGAGCTTGGGGAAGCTCTCACAGACAGCTCAGCTCAGTTCCGCGGGGCAAGCtgcaggggggtggggtgctGGCCGGTGACGTACGTGCCAGGTTTCTGGTCAGTGAAGGGCTTGAACTCGACCGATTTGACTTGCATCTTGACGCTTTCGAGGTGGCGGCGTGATTCTGTTGCTCTACAGGAGTAaagaggagttggaggggagaAGACGATGGGCACTAGGGGGGGGGCGTTATATGAGAttgacgaggagggtgtgAGAGATTGGATCGGGACAAAAGAGGCGCACTTGTTGGGCTGGGGCGGGCACTGGCGGGGTGTGTGTGGCCCATGGCAGCAATTCCCGAGAGGCACTCGCCCCACCGTGCCATTCGGAATGGCAATGGCATCGCATCGA from Podospora pseudoanserina strain CBS 124.78 chromosome 1, whole genome shotgun sequence includes:
- the rex2 gene encoding Phosphatidylinositol 3,4,5-trisphosphate-dependent Rac exchanger 2 protein (COG:L; BUSCO:EOG09264V2U; EggNog:ENOG503NYIP); its protein translation is MSDVLTHLTYELTVTDHFIMICQMTGLDPDNDLILEIYCLITDGQLNLLNDEGWGTIVHQSKARMDAMDDWCTRVHGGSGLTDAVLRSTVTPEQAADGLLAYIQQYVPDRNTALLAGNSVHADRAFLRKAPYDKVLEHLHYRILDVSSIKEAARRWCPKIASKAPRKKGLHKAKDDILESIEEAKYFKAAIFHGTWSS
- the PGM2 gene encoding Phosphoglucomutase-2 (COG:G; EggNog:ENOG503NV3F) — encoded protein: MQVKSVEFKPFTDQKPGTSGLRKKVTVFQQPHYSEAFVTSILLSIPEGVEGSYLVIGGDGRFWNPEVIQVIAKIGAAYGVKKLLIGQNGILSTPAASHVIRKRKATGGILLTASHNPGGPKNDFGIKYNLANGGPAPESVTNKIFEVSKTLTSYKIADIPDIDISTIGTQSYGDLEVEVVDSTADYVEMLKDIFDFELIKKFFNTHPDFKVLFDGLSGVTGPYGKAIFQQELGLGAESIQNCEPSPDFNGGHPDPNLTYAHSLVEVVEKNSIPFGAASDGDGDRNMIYGAGAFVSPGDSLAIIAHHANLIPYFKNNGVYGLARSMPTSGAVDLVAKKQGLNCYEVPTGWKFFCALFDANKLSICGEESFGTGSNHIREKDGLWAIVAWLNIIAGLGVANPGVAPSIKQIQKDFWAEYGRTFFTRYDYEDVDSDGANKVVGVLKDLVADPNFVGSKVGDRTVTEAGNFSYTDLDGSVSSNQGLYACFSSGSRIIVRLSGTGSSGATIRLYIEQHSSDPATYDMDAQEFLKPEIKMATELLKFKEFVGRDEPNVKT